From the genome of Candidatus Krumholzibacteriia bacterium:
TGCACCATGGGAACGCTGCGAAAGAACGGCGTGCAGCTGCAGGAATCCGCCCCGAGAGTGGAATGACATGAGCGCGAGGCGCGAAGCACCCGAGAGCACGTCACCGCGGACATCGAGCGCGGAGAAAAGCGCCCTGCTGCGCTATCTCCACGAGATCGAGAACATCCCGGTCCTGACTCCCGCCGAGGAACGTGAGCTCGCCCTGCGGGCACGGCGCGGCGATGGCGGCGCAGAGAAGGAACTCGTGCGGCGCAACCTGCGCTTCGTCGTCAGCGTGGCGCGGCAGTATGCCCGCCATGGCGTGGCCCTGGAGGATCTGATCAACGAGGGCAACATCGGCCTCGTGCGTGCCACGGAACGCTTCGATCCATCCCGCGGCTTCCGTCTGATCACTTACGCCGTGTGGTGGATCCGGCAGAGCATCATGTCCTACCTGACGGACCACAGCCGGATCGTGCGCATCCCCGCCGCCAAGGTACAGGGCCTGGTGCGCCTGGCCCGCGAGTCCGATCGGCTGGTGCAGGAAAACGGTCGCTTCCCGAGCAGCGACGAGCTCGCCAAGCGCCTCCGCCTTACCACCTATCAGGTCGAGACACTGCAACATCTACCCACTCAGTACTT
Proteins encoded in this window:
- a CDS encoding RNA polymerase sigma factor RpoD/SigA, whose translation is MSARREAPESTSPRTSSAEKSALLRYLHEIENIPVLTPAEERELALRARRGDGGAEKELVRRNLRFVVSVARQYARHGVALEDLINEGNIGLVRATERFDPSRGFRLITYAVWWIRQSIMSYLTDHSRIVRIPAAKVQGLVRLARESDRLVQENGRFPSSDELAKRLRLTTYQVETLQHLPTQYFSLDEPGEGEEAGFAVDTLGDPHSTDDWLVETLRSHDIQAALQILDPREADILRRCFGLGAVTAESLQSLGQRHGVSRERVRQLRDRALWKLRHSAHADTLSEYAL